Proteins from one Fibrobacter sp. genomic window:
- the rpsO gene encoding 30S ribosomal protein S15, with protein sequence MATITKEKAAELTAKFGANEKDTGNVRVQIAILTEKIKNLTEHIKSHKKDFHSLRGLSAMVAKRRNLLKYYGEQDILAQRALIKELGLRG encoded by the coding sequence ATGGCTACTATCACTAAGGAAAAAGCTGCAGAACTCACCGCCAAGTTTGGTGCAAACGAAAAGGATACCGGAAACGTCCGCGTCCAGATCGCAATCCTCACTGAAAAGATCAAGAACCTGACGGAACACATCAAGAGCCACAAGAAGGATTTCCACTCCCTCCGCGGTCTGTCTGCCATGGTTGCCAAGCGCCGCAACCTCCTCAAGTACTACGGTGAACAGGATATTCTTGCTCAGCGTGCTCTCATCAAGGAACTCGGTCTCCGCGGCTAA
- a CDS encoding LysE family translocator, whose amino-acid sequence MLEFFIAALVVALAPGPDNLFVLAQSATHGAKVGFCVICGLCTGIVIQVCLLILGVSALIAASPVAFFVLQCLGAAYLLYLAYKSFQVRAGVVKLDAGNAAEDNAAGEGAGLSFRKLYPRGIIMNLTNPKAVLFALSFIPPAVDLKRDMAPTLQMAVLGVEFIVATFIVFGSIALLAGAVKKFLLNSPKANRNLNWFSGCVFVLLAFALFFV is encoded by the coding sequence ATGCTTGAATTTTTTATAGCAGCCCTCGTGGTGGCTTTGGCTCCCGGGCCGGACAACCTGTTCGTGCTCGCCCAGAGTGCGACCCATGGCGCGAAGGTTGGCTTTTGTGTGATTTGCGGGCTCTGTACCGGAATCGTCATCCAGGTTTGCCTGCTGATTCTCGGCGTGTCGGCCCTGATTGCGGCTAGCCCGGTTGCGTTCTTTGTTCTGCAATGTCTCGGTGCCGCCTATCTGCTTTATCTGGCGTACAAGAGTTTCCAGGTCCGCGCCGGCGTCGTGAAACTGGATGCGGGCAACGCTGCCGAGGATAATGCTGCCGGGGAAGGTGCGGGCCTGTCGTTTCGCAAGCTCTACCCGCGTGGCATCATCATGAACTTGACGAACCCGAAGGCCGTCCTTTTTGCGCTTTCGTTCATTCCGCCGGCAGTCGATTTGAAACGCGACATGGCCCCGACGCTCCAGATGGCGGTTCTCGGCGTGGAATTCATCGTGGCGACCTTCATCGTGTTCGGCTCCATCGCGCTTCTCGCGGGCGCCGTGAAGAAGTTCCTGCTCAATAGCCCGAAGGCGAACCGCAACCTCAACTGGTTCAGCGGCTGCGTATTCGTGCTGCTTGCTTTCGCTCTGTTCTTTGTCTGA
- a CDS encoding bifunctional oligoribonuclease/PAP phosphatase NrnA, whose translation MIIDEFLSEAKTVAIFGHVRPDGDCVGSTTAIFNYIQDNFPEIRADLFLEKFPESYKILRGASEAREAWTAESNGGKPYDLVFLMDTPSFERVGANGAECLRSAKKTINVDHHISNPLNLCTANLVEPEASSACEVLYVNLDKAKVSRETANSLYLGIVHDTGAFKFSSTGKRTMQVVGDLIEKGIDFAKIVNETYYTRTYKQTLVTGFVMQNCKLGLGGKVVYAHITPEDMARFDVSPVELSNVIDTIREVGGTEVALFLYPVNGKYKISLRSNYVVDVNAIARVFGGGGHTRAAGGDTCEAPEIAIEKILGLIEKQL comes from the coding sequence ATGATTATCGACGAATTTTTGAGCGAAGCCAAGACCGTAGCGATTTTTGGACACGTCCGCCCCGACGGCGACTGCGTTGGGAGCACCACGGCCATCTTCAACTACATCCAAGACAACTTTCCTGAAATCCGTGCGGACCTGTTCCTCGAAAAGTTCCCCGAAAGCTACAAGATTCTGCGCGGGGCAAGCGAAGCCCGTGAAGCATGGACAGCGGAAAGCAACGGCGGAAAGCCCTACGACCTCGTGTTCCTCATGGATACGCCGAGTTTCGAGCGCGTGGGCGCGAACGGAGCGGAATGCCTGCGCTCCGCCAAGAAGACGATAAACGTCGACCACCACATTTCTAACCCGCTCAACTTGTGCACAGCGAACCTCGTGGAGCCCGAGGCGAGTTCCGCATGCGAAGTCCTTTACGTAAACCTCGACAAAGCGAAGGTGAGCCGAGAGACCGCCAATTCGCTGTATCTCGGAATCGTGCACGACACGGGCGCATTCAAATTCAGCAGCACGGGCAAGCGCACCATGCAAGTCGTGGGCGACTTAATCGAGAAGGGAATCGACTTCGCAAAAATCGTGAACGAGACCTACTACACGCGCACTTACAAACAAACTCTCGTGACCGGCTTCGTGATGCAAAACTGCAAGCTCGGGCTCGGGGGTAAAGTGGTCTACGCCCACATCACCCCCGAAGACATGGCTCGTTTCGACGTCTCGCCGGTTGAACTTTCCAACGTCATCGACACCATCCGCGAGGTCGGCGGCACCGAAGTGGCCCTGTTCCTGTACCCCGTGAACGGCAAGTACAAAATAAGCCTGCGCAGCAACTACGTGGTGGACGTGAACGCCATCGCCCGCGTATTCGGCGGAGGCGGCCACACCCGTGCCGCTGGCGGCGACACCTGCGAAGCGCCCGAAATCGCCATCGAGAAGATTTTGGGACTGATTGAAAAACAACTATAA